In Mesorhizobium sp., one DNA window encodes the following:
- a CDS encoding MBL fold metallo-hydrolase translates to MSRPDVAGFFDKRTFSIQYVASDPATKRCAIIDPVLDYDEKSGQTATRSADAILDYIAGQGLTVEWILDTHPHADHFSAARYLSQKTGAPTAIGDHVVEVQKLWKDIYNWPGFPADGSQWDKLFAEGEEFSIGDMRGRIMFSPGHTLASITYVIGDAAFVHDTLFMPDSGTARADFPGGSSKRLWRSIQQILSLPDETRLFTGHDYQPGGREPQWESTVAEQKAKNIHVSKVSTEAEYCALRDARDRTLPMPKLILHALQVNINGGRLPEPEANGTRYLKIPLDRLTGATWD, encoded by the coding sequence ATCTCCAGACCAGACGTGGCCGGGTTCTTCGACAAGCGAACCTTCTCGATCCAGTACGTCGCCTCCGACCCGGCCACCAAGCGCTGCGCGATCATCGACCCGGTGCTCGACTATGACGAGAAGTCGGGACAGACGGCGACGCGCAGCGCCGATGCGATCCTCGACTACATCGCCGGGCAAGGGCTTACGGTCGAGTGGATCCTCGACACCCACCCGCACGCCGACCATTTTTCGGCGGCGCGCTACCTGAGCCAGAAGACGGGCGCACCGACGGCGATCGGAGATCACGTCGTGGAGGTGCAGAAACTCTGGAAGGACATCTACAACTGGCCCGGCTTTCCCGCCGACGGATCGCAGTGGGACAAGCTGTTCGCCGAGGGGGAGGAGTTCTCCATCGGAGATATGCGCGGGCGGATCATGTTCTCGCCCGGCCACACGCTCGCCTCGATCACCTATGTGATCGGCGACGCGGCCTTCGTCCACGACACGCTGTTCATGCCCGATTCCGGCACTGCGCGGGCGGATTTTCCGGGCGGAAGCTCAAAGCGCCTATGGCGCTCGATCCAGCAGATTCTCTCGCTGCCGGACGAGACGCGGCTCTTCACCGGACACGATTACCAGCCGGGAGGCCGCGAGCCGCAATGGGAATCCACGGTTGCCGAGCAAAAAGCAAAGAACATCCACGTCTCGAAGGTGTCGACCGAGGCAGAATACTGCGCATTGCGCGACGCGCGCGACCGCACGCTGCCGATGCCCAAGCTGATCCTGCATGCGCTGCAGGTGAACATCAATGGCGGCCGGTTGCCGGAGCCGGAGGCGAACGGGACGCGCTATCTCAAGATCCCGCTCGACCGGTTGACCGGCGCGACGTGGGACTGA
- a CDS encoding YeeE/YedE family protein produces MTEFTPLASLIGGALIGLSSVLLMAYEGRIAGISGISGRLLPPYRDGAFLSRLGFVVGLVIAPLAVQAATGQPVMQTVSGNLPLMAAAGLVVGFGSVWGFGCTSGHGVCGLSRLSLRSFVATGVFMAVAFATVFVTRHVFGS; encoded by the coding sequence TTGACCGAATTCACACCCCTTGCCTCGTTGATCGGCGGCGCGCTGATCGGCCTCTCGTCGGTACTGCTGATGGCCTATGAAGGCCGGATCGCGGGCATCAGCGGCATTTCCGGACGCCTGCTTCCGCCCTATCGCGACGGCGCGTTCCTGTCGCGACTCGGCTTCGTCGTCGGCCTGGTTATCGCACCGCTCGCGGTGCAGGCGGCTACCGGGCAGCCGGTCATGCAGACCGTGTCCGGCAACCTGCCGCTGATGGCGGCGGCCGGCCTGGTCGTCGGCTTCGGCTCGGTGTGGGGATTCGGCTGCACGAGCGGCCACGGCGTGTGCGGCCTGTCGCGGCTGTCGCTGCGATCCTTCGTCGCCACGGGCGTGTTCATGGCGGTGGCCTTCGCGACTGTCTTC